In Uranotaenia lowii strain MFRU-FL chromosome 2, ASM2978415v1, whole genome shotgun sequence, one genomic interval encodes:
- the LOC129749586 gene encoding uncharacterized protein LOC129749586 produces MDSSDEEYFASPGTINFIMNNKRNFAVHPINRNRKKDGEFYRLYPELRKYPNKFRSYTRMSMETFDMVLDSIKGRLLKRWTNFNHDPIHPCERLIVSLRYLATGSSFQTLGFSFRMGRSTVASIVRETCQALWKILQPIYMPVPTQQMFLSVADEFWARWNFPNCIGCIDGKHIRIKCPSGTGSLAYNYKGFHSTVLQAVADAN; encoded by the exons ATGGATTCGTCTGACGAGGAATACTTTGCCTCTCCTGGAACAATTAATTTCATTATGAACAACAAAAGAAATTTCGCTGTTCATCCAATAAATCGGAACCGAAAAAAAGATGGAGAATTTTATCGGCTCTATCCAGAGTTGAGGAAATATCCGAACAAGTTCCGATCATACACCAGAATGTCTATGGAAACATTTGACATGGTGTTGGATTCCATTAAAGGCAGATTGCTGAAGCGCTGGACTAACTTCAACCATGATCCGATTCATCCTTGCGAACGGCTGATTGTCTCCCTAAG GTATCTTGCTACAGGATCATCGTTTCAGACCCTTGGGTTCTCCTTCCGGATGGGACGATCCACAGTTGCAAGTATTGTTCGGGAAACATGTCAAGCACTTTGGAAAATACTGCAACCAATATATATGCCGGTTCCTACACAACAGATGTTCTTAAGTGTTGCAGACGAGTTTTGGGCTAGATGGAATTTCCCAAACTGCATTGGCTGCATCGACGGGAAACACATCCGCATCAAATGTCCGAGTGGAACAGGTTCGTTAGCTTACAATTACAAGGGCTTCCATTCTACTGTTCTGCAAGCTGTTGCGGATGCCAATTAA